From the Euphorbia lathyris chromosome 6, ddEupLath1.1, whole genome shotgun sequence genome, one window contains:
- the LOC136232537 gene encoding beta-glucuronosyltransferase GlcAT14B-like, whose product MKRLKSYYMHFRHHQAMERRWIFPLAIGSIVSLFLLFLTTLSSPAGMPLLPLYRSFSSFSSRFVEPKLQPIPISTLPPPPRFAYLISGSAGDGNMLKRTLQALYHPNNQYVVHLDRESSPQERFDLSHYVRNNPVFNRFRNVKMIDKANLVTYRGPTMVANTLHAAAILLREGGDWDWFINLSASDYPLVTQDDLLHTFSYLPRDLNFIDHTSNIGWKEYQRAKPIIIDPGLYMSKKADVFWVTQRRSVPTAFKLFTGSAWMVLSRPLIDYTIWGWDNLPRIVLMYYANFISSPEGYFHTIVCNAQEFRNTTVNSDLHFISWDNPPKQHPHVLTINDMQRMVNSNAPFARKFRRDDPVLDKIDSELLLRDPDMFTPGGWCVGIKENGTDPCSTVGNTTVLRPGPGAKRLENLIGSLLSAEKFRPRQCK is encoded by the exons ATGAAGAGATTGAAGAGTTACTATATGCACTTCCGCCATCATCAAGCAATGGAACGCAGATGGATCTTCCCTCTCGCTATTGGCTCGATAGTGTCTCTGTTTCTTCTCTTTCTAACCACCCTTTCTTCTCCTGCTGGAATGCCATTACTCCCTCTGTATCGTTCTTTTTCTAGTTTTAGCTCCAGATTTGTTGAGCCGAAGCTACAGCCAATTCCTATTTCcactcttcctcctcctcctcgctTCGCTTACCTAATTTCCGGTTCCGCTGGGGATGGGAATATGTTGAAACGGACATTGCAAGCGCTTTACCATCCTAATAATCAGTATGTTGTGCATTTGGACCGGGAATCGTCTCCGCAGGAGCGGTTTGATCTGAGTCATTATGTGAGGAATAATCCTGTTTTCAACCGGTTTCGTAATGTGAAGATGATTGATAAAGCCAATCTGGTAACTTATAGAGGTCCCACTATGGTAGCTAATACTCTGCACGCGGCGGCGATCTTGTTGAGAGAGGGCGGCGATTGGGATTGGTTCATCAATCTTAGTGCCTCCGATTATCCGCTTGTTACACAGGATG ATCTGCTACACACATTTTCATATCTGCCGAGGGATCTCAATTTCATTGATCATACCAGTAACATTGGGTGGAAAGA GTATCAAAGGGCAAAGCCAATAATCATAGATCCTGGGTTGTACATGTCAAAGAAGGCTGATGTTTTCTGGGTCACACAGAGGAGAAGTGTGCCGACAGCATTTAAACTTTTTACAG GTTCTGCGTGGATGGTACTCTCTCGGCCTCTTATTGATTACACGATCTGGGGATGGGACAATTTACCACGAATAGTACTCATGTATTACGCAAACTTCATATCTTCACCAGAAGGTTATTTCCACACTATCGTATGTAACGCGCAAGAATTCCGCAACACGACAGTCAACAGCGACCTTCATTTCATATCATGGGACAACCCTCCTAAGCAGCATCCACATGTCCTCACTATTAATGACATGCAAAGGATGGTAAATAGCAATGCGCCTTTCGCAAGGAAGTTCCGTCGTGACGATCCAGTGCTTGACAAAATCGATTCGGAGCTCTTATTGCGGGATCCAGACATGTTCACACCTGGTGGTTGGTGTGTAGGAATTAAGGAAAACGGAACTGATCCGTGCTCCACTGTTGGTAATACGACAGTCCTTAGACCTGGGCCTGGAGCAAAAAGACTGGAGAATTTGATAGGTTCTCTGTTATCTGCTGAAAAATTCCGACCAAGGCAGTGCAAATAG
- the LOC136231870 gene encoding pentatricopeptide repeat-containing protein At5g39980, chloroplastic produces MSSSSLSFLSLDSIPSSSTFSPPISPSPKFFHFSIKPRTHLFLLCAARRDVWTRTSTNQKLPSSPRRQTRDSHLDHCVDMTDLLTSISQTQNEQDLYSLLSIYKDRQLSIRFMVSILSHESDWQRSLALLDWINDIARYSPSVFVYNVVLRNVLRAKRWDLAHGLFDEMRQKALAPDRYTYSTLITSYGKAGLFDSSLFWLQQMEQDRVSGDLVLYSNLIELARKLRDYSKAISIFMRLKSSGITPDLVAYNSMINVFGKARLFRQARLLVKEMRELGVMPDTVSYSTLLSVYVESQKFVEALSVFAEMKDVKCPLDLTTCNIMIDVYGQLDMAKESDTLFWSMRKIGIEPNVVSYNTILKVYGEAQLFGEAIHLFRLMQRKDIEQNVVTYNTMIKIYGKSLEHEKATNLVQEMQKRGIEPNAITYSTIIGIWDKAGKLDRAAMLFQKLRTSGVEIDQVLYQTMIVAYERAGLVAHSKRLLHELKCPDNIPRETAIKILAGASRIEEATWVFRQAFDAGEVKDISVFGCMIDLLSRNKKAVNVIEVYEKMRGAGYFPDSNVISLVLNAYGKLREFKKADSLYKEMQEEGCVFPDEVHFQMLSLYGARRNYVMIESLFERLDSDPNINKKELHLVVASIYERADRLNDASRIMNRMLRT; encoded by the coding sequence ATGTCTTCCTCTTCCCTTTCATTCCTTTCTTTAGATTCCATCCCCTCTTCTTCAACATTTTCTCCTCCAATTTCGCCCTCTCCTAAATTCTTCCATTTTTCAATTAAACCCAGAACTCATCTTTTCCTCCTTTGTGCAGCCAGAAGAGATGTTTGGACAAGAACATCTACCAATCAAAAGCTTCCATCTTCCCCTAGAAGGCAAACCAGAGATTCTCATTTAGACCACTGCGTTGATATGACTGACCTATTAACCTCAATCAGTCAAACCCAAAACGAGCAAGACCTCTACTCCTTGCTTTCAATTTACAAAGACAGGCAACTCTCAATCCGTTTCATGGTCTCAATTCTATCGCACGAATCCGATTGGCAAAGATCCCTTGCTCTCCTTGATTGGATTAATGACATTGCTCGCTACTCCCCTTCTGTCTTTGTCTACAATGTGGTTCTGCGTAATGTGCTGAGAGCCAAAAGATGGGACCTTGCCCACGGCCTGTTCGATGAAATGCGCCAGAAAGCTCTTGCTCCTGATAGGTATACTTACTCTACTCTTATAACTTCTTATGGAAAAGCAGGTTTGTtcgattcttccctcttttgGCTCCAGCAAATGGAGCAAGACCGTGTGTCCGGTGATCTTGTTCTGTACAGTAATTTGATTGAGCTTGCACGGAAGTTGCGTGATTATTCTAAGGCTATTTCGATATTTATGAGGCTGAAAAGTAGTGGGATTACACCTGATTTAGTTGCTTATAATTCTATGATTAATGTTTTTGGGAAAGCTAGGTTGTTTAGGCAGGCGAGGTTGCTAGTGAAAGAGATGAGAGAATTGGGGGTTATGCCTGATACAGTTAGTTATTCTACCCTTTTGAGTGTTTATGTTGAGAGTCAGAAATTCGTTGAGGCTTTATCAGTTTTTGCAGAGATGAAAGATGTCAAGTGCCCACTTGATCTCACAACTTGTAATATTATGATTGATGTTTACGGACAGCTTGATATGGCTAAAGAATCAGACACTTTGTTCTGGAGCATGAGGAAGATAGGGATTGAACCAAATGTTGTTAGTTATAATACCATTTTGAAGGTTTATGGTGAAGCTCAACTATTTGGGGAAGCTATCCATTTATTTAGATTGATGCAGAGGAAAGATATTGAGCAGAATGTTGTTACTTATAACACTATGATCAAAATTTACGGCAAGTCTCTTGAGCACGAAAAGGCCACGAACCTCGTGCAAGAGATGCAGAAAAGAGGAATTGAGCCAAATGCTATTACATACTCAACCATAATTGGTATTTGGGATAAGGCAGGGAAATTAGATAGGGCAGCAATGTTGTTTCAAAAGCTGAGAACTTCAGGGGTTGAGATTGATCAAGTCCTGTATCAGACAATGATTGTAGCTTATGAGAGAGCAGGGCTGGTGGCGCATTCAAAGCGGCTACTTCACGAGCTCAAATGTCCTGATAATATTCCTAGAGAGACTGCAATCAAAATTCTCGCCGGAGCATCCAGAATAGAAGAGGCGACATGGGTTTTCCGTCAGGCGTTTGATGCTGGGGAGGTGAAAGATATATCTGTGTTTGGATGTATGATTGATCTTTTATCGAGGAACAAAAAGGCGGTAAATGTGATCGAGGTATACGAGAAGATGAGAGGAGCTGGATATTTCCCTGATTCTAATGTGATTTCACTTGTCCTGAATGCTTATGGGAAGTTAAGGGAATTTAAGAAGGCAGATAGTTTATATAAAGAAATGCAAGAAGAAGGGTGTGTTTTTCCGGATGAAGTTCACTTTCAGATGCTGAGTCTGTATGGTGCAAGAAGAAATTATGTGATGATAGAATCCTTGTTTGAGAGGCTGGATTCTGATCCTAACATTAACAAAAAGGAGCTGCATCTGGTTGTTGCAAGCATATACGAAAGGGCGGATAGATTAAACGACGCATCACGAATCATGAACAGAATGTTGAGAACATAA